A single region of the Vicia villosa cultivar HV-30 ecotype Madison, WI linkage group LG4, Vvil1.0, whole genome shotgun sequence genome encodes:
- the LOC131595910 gene encoding alpha,alpha-trehalose-phosphate synthase [UDP-forming] 6-like isoform X1 yields the protein MVSRSYSNLVELASGEPSSFGLMNRRIPRIMTVAGVISDVIVDDDQVESVASDISSSSVHRDRIIIVANQLPIKAHKNQDGDRSFWSFDWDENSLLQLKDGIGDDDIEIIYVGCLKEDVHPNEQDEVSMMLLENYKCVPTFLPPEMFTKYYHGFCKQQLWPLFHYMLPLSPELGGRFNRSLWQAYVSVNKIFADRIMEVINPEDDFVWIHDYHLMVLPTFLRKRFNRVKLGFFLHSPFPSSEIYKTLPIREELLRALLNSDLIGFHTFDYARHFLSCCSRMLGLTYESKRGYIGIEYYGRTVSIKILPVGIHMGQIQSVLRLKETEEKVCELIRQFLDQGRTMLLGVDDMDIFKGITLKLLAMEQLLIQHPEYRGKVVLVQIANPARGRGKDVQEMQDETKATVKRINETFREPGYDPVILIDEPLKFYERVAYYVVAECCLVTAVRDGMNLIPYEYIVSRQGNETLDKVLKIGSSPKKKSMLVVSEFIGCSPSLSGAIRVNPWNIDAVADAMDSALGMADSEKQLRHEKHYRYVSTHDVGYWARSFLQDLERACSDHVQRRWWGIGFGLSFKVVALDPNFRKLSMDHIVSAYKRTANRAILLDYDGTLMPQVSIDKSPTDKTIEILNSLCRDKNNMVFLVSARSRKILSEWFSPCENIGIAAEHGYFLRMKRDDEWETCVPATDCSWKQIAEPVMKLYTETTDGSTIEDKETALVWWYEDADPDFGSCQAKELLDHLESVLANEPVTVKSGQNYVEVKPQGVSKGIVAKRLLSSMEEKGMSPDFVLCIGDDRSDEDMFEVITSSMNGPIAPKAEVFACTVCRKPSKAKYYLDDTAEIVRLIQGLACVSDQKVLS from the exons ATGGTTTCAAGATCTTATTCAAATCTAGTAGAGTTAGCTTCTGGTGAACCTTCATCATTTGGTTTGATGAATAGGAGAATTCCAAGGATTATGACTGTTGCTGGAGTGATATCTGatgttattgttgatgatgatcAAGTGGAGAGTGTTGCTTCGGATATCTCTTCGTCTTCGGTACACCGGGACCGGATTATAATTGTGGCGAATCAGCTTCCTATTAAGGCTCACAAGAATCAAGATGGTGATAGGAGTTTTTGGTCTTTTGATTGGGATGAAAATTCACTTCTTCAATTGAAAGATGGAATAGGGGATGATGATATTGAGATTATTTATGTTGGATGCTTAAAAGAAGATGTTCATCCAAATGAACAAGATGAGGTATCAATGATGCTTCTTGAGAATTACAAATGTGTCCCTACTTTTCTTCCGCCGGAGATGTTTACTAAGTACTATCATGGTTTTTGCAAACAACAATTATGGCCATTGTTTCATTACATGTTGCCGTTATCACCCGAGCTTGGTGGTAGGTTTAATCGGTCTTTATGGCAAGCTTATGTATCGGTTAATAAGATTTTTGCTGATAGGATTATGGAAGTTATTAACCCGGAAGATGATTTTGTTTGGATACATGATTATCATCTTATGGTGTTACCGACTTTCTTGAGGAAGAGGTTTAATCGGGTGAAACTTGGATTTTTCCTTCATAGTCCATTTCCTTCATCGGAAATTTACAAAACATTGCCTATTAGGGAGGAGCTATTGAGAGCTTTACTTAATTCGGATTTGATCGGGTTTCATACGTTTGATTATGCACGGCATTTCCTCTCGTGTTGTAGTCGGATGCTAGGTCTTACCTACGAATCCAAGCGGGGGTATATCGGAATTGAGTATTATGGTAGGACTGTTAGTATCAAGATTCTTCCGGTTGGTATACACATGGGTCAGATTCAATCGGTTTTAAGGTTAAAAGAAACTGAGGAAAAAGTTTGCGAGCTGATTCGACAGTTTTTGGATCAAGGAAGGACAATGTTGCTTGGTGTAGATGATATGGATATATTCAAGGGAATAACTTTGAAGCTTTTGGCAATGGAGCAGCTTCTCATTCAGCATCCAGAGTATCGAGGAAAAGTGGTATTAGTTCAGATAGCGAATCCTGCTAGGGGGCGAGGAAAAGATGTGCAAGAAATGCAAGATGAGACGAAGGCAACGGTAAAACGGATCAACGAAACGTTTAGGGAACCAGGGTACGATCCTGTTATTTTGATTGACGAGCCATTAAAGTTTTATGAAAGAGTTGCTTATTATGTTGTTGCCGAGTGTTGTTTAGTCACTGCGGTAAGGGACGGAATGAATCTCATACCGTACGAATATATAGTCAGCCGTCAAGGAAATGAAACTTTGGATAAAGTTTTGAAGATAGGTTCCTCCCCTAAGAAAAAGAGCATGTTAGTTGTGTCTGAATTCATTGGTTGTTCACCGTCTTTAAGCGGCGCAATCAGAGTGAACCCTTGGAACATTGATGCCGTGGCCGATGCAATGGATTCTGCGTTAGGAATGGCCGATTCGGAAAAACAGCTTCGACATGAAAAGCATTATAGATATGTTAGTACTCATGATGTCGGGTATTGGGCGCGTAGCTTTTTACAGGATTTGGAAAGGGCTTGTAGCGATCATGTACAACGAAGGTGGTGGGGAATTGGGTTTGGATTAAGTTTTAAAGTCGTAGCACTTGATCCAAACTTTAGGAAGCTCTCAATGGATCACATAGTTTCAGCTTACAAACGGACGGCAAATAGAGCTATCCTTCTAGACTACGACGGTACACTAATGCCTCAGGTTTCCATCGATAAGAGTCCAACAGATAAAACCATTGAAATTCTTAATAGCTTGTGTAGAGATAAGAACAACATGGTATTTCTTGTTAGTGCGAGAAGCCGAAAGATACTCTCGGAATGGTTTTCTCCTTGTGAGAATATAGGAATCGCGGCTGAGCACGGTTACTTTCTGAG AATGAAGCGAGACGACGAATGGGAAACCTGTGTTCCTGCAACCGATTGTAGTTGGAAACAAATCGCAGAGCCTGTTATGAAACTTTATACCGAAACAACTGATGGATCCACCATTGAAGATAAAGAGACTGCACTTGTTTGGTGGTATGAGGATGCAGATCCAGATTTCGGATCATGCCAAGCTAAAGAACTTCTCGATCATCTCGAAAGCGTGCTGGCAAATGAACCGGTGACTGTGAAAAGTGGCCAGAATTATGTCGAGGTTAAACCACAG GGTGTGAGCAAGGGAATAGTGGCGAAACGTCTACTTTCATCGATGGAAGAAAAGGGAATGTCACCTGACTTTGTTTTGTGCATAGGAGACGACAGATCCGACGAAGACATGTTCGAGGTAATCACGAGCTCGATGAACGGTCCAATAGCACCGAAAGCGGAAGTATTTGCTTGCACGGTTTGTCGGAAACCGAGTAAGGCTAAGTACTATCTTGATGATACTGCTGAAATAGTGAGATTGATTCAAGGCTTAGCTTGTGTTTCAGATCAGAAAGTCTTAAGCTAA
- the LOC131595910 gene encoding alpha,alpha-trehalose-phosphate synthase [UDP-forming] 6-like isoform X2 — MTVAGVISDVIVDDDQVESVASDISSSSVHRDRIIIVANQLPIKAHKNQDGDRSFWSFDWDENSLLQLKDGIGDDDIEIIYVGCLKEDVHPNEQDEVSMMLLENYKCVPTFLPPEMFTKYYHGFCKQQLWPLFHYMLPLSPELGGRFNRSLWQAYVSVNKIFADRIMEVINPEDDFVWIHDYHLMVLPTFLRKRFNRVKLGFFLHSPFPSSEIYKTLPIREELLRALLNSDLIGFHTFDYARHFLSCCSRMLGLTYESKRGYIGIEYYGRTVSIKILPVGIHMGQIQSVLRLKETEEKVCELIRQFLDQGRTMLLGVDDMDIFKGITLKLLAMEQLLIQHPEYRGKVVLVQIANPARGRGKDVQEMQDETKATVKRINETFREPGYDPVILIDEPLKFYERVAYYVVAECCLVTAVRDGMNLIPYEYIVSRQGNETLDKVLKIGSSPKKKSMLVVSEFIGCSPSLSGAIRVNPWNIDAVADAMDSALGMADSEKQLRHEKHYRYVSTHDVGYWARSFLQDLERACSDHVQRRWWGIGFGLSFKVVALDPNFRKLSMDHIVSAYKRTANRAILLDYDGTLMPQVSIDKSPTDKTIEILNSLCRDKNNMVFLVSARSRKILSEWFSPCENIGIAAEHGYFLRMKRDDEWETCVPATDCSWKQIAEPVMKLYTETTDGSTIEDKETALVWWYEDADPDFGSCQAKELLDHLESVLANEPVTVKSGQNYVEVKPQGVSKGIVAKRLLSSMEEKGMSPDFVLCIGDDRSDEDMFEVITSSMNGPIAPKAEVFACTVCRKPSKAKYYLDDTAEIVRLIQGLACVSDQKVLS, encoded by the exons ATGACTGTTGCTGGAGTGATATCTGatgttattgttgatgatgatcAAGTGGAGAGTGTTGCTTCGGATATCTCTTCGTCTTCGGTACACCGGGACCGGATTATAATTGTGGCGAATCAGCTTCCTATTAAGGCTCACAAGAATCAAGATGGTGATAGGAGTTTTTGGTCTTTTGATTGGGATGAAAATTCACTTCTTCAATTGAAAGATGGAATAGGGGATGATGATATTGAGATTATTTATGTTGGATGCTTAAAAGAAGATGTTCATCCAAATGAACAAGATGAGGTATCAATGATGCTTCTTGAGAATTACAAATGTGTCCCTACTTTTCTTCCGCCGGAGATGTTTACTAAGTACTATCATGGTTTTTGCAAACAACAATTATGGCCATTGTTTCATTACATGTTGCCGTTATCACCCGAGCTTGGTGGTAGGTTTAATCGGTCTTTATGGCAAGCTTATGTATCGGTTAATAAGATTTTTGCTGATAGGATTATGGAAGTTATTAACCCGGAAGATGATTTTGTTTGGATACATGATTATCATCTTATGGTGTTACCGACTTTCTTGAGGAAGAGGTTTAATCGGGTGAAACTTGGATTTTTCCTTCATAGTCCATTTCCTTCATCGGAAATTTACAAAACATTGCCTATTAGGGAGGAGCTATTGAGAGCTTTACTTAATTCGGATTTGATCGGGTTTCATACGTTTGATTATGCACGGCATTTCCTCTCGTGTTGTAGTCGGATGCTAGGTCTTACCTACGAATCCAAGCGGGGGTATATCGGAATTGAGTATTATGGTAGGACTGTTAGTATCAAGATTCTTCCGGTTGGTATACACATGGGTCAGATTCAATCGGTTTTAAGGTTAAAAGAAACTGAGGAAAAAGTTTGCGAGCTGATTCGACAGTTTTTGGATCAAGGAAGGACAATGTTGCTTGGTGTAGATGATATGGATATATTCAAGGGAATAACTTTGAAGCTTTTGGCAATGGAGCAGCTTCTCATTCAGCATCCAGAGTATCGAGGAAAAGTGGTATTAGTTCAGATAGCGAATCCTGCTAGGGGGCGAGGAAAAGATGTGCAAGAAATGCAAGATGAGACGAAGGCAACGGTAAAACGGATCAACGAAACGTTTAGGGAACCAGGGTACGATCCTGTTATTTTGATTGACGAGCCATTAAAGTTTTATGAAAGAGTTGCTTATTATGTTGTTGCCGAGTGTTGTTTAGTCACTGCGGTAAGGGACGGAATGAATCTCATACCGTACGAATATATAGTCAGCCGTCAAGGAAATGAAACTTTGGATAAAGTTTTGAAGATAGGTTCCTCCCCTAAGAAAAAGAGCATGTTAGTTGTGTCTGAATTCATTGGTTGTTCACCGTCTTTAAGCGGCGCAATCAGAGTGAACCCTTGGAACATTGATGCCGTGGCCGATGCAATGGATTCTGCGTTAGGAATGGCCGATTCGGAAAAACAGCTTCGACATGAAAAGCATTATAGATATGTTAGTACTCATGATGTCGGGTATTGGGCGCGTAGCTTTTTACAGGATTTGGAAAGGGCTTGTAGCGATCATGTACAACGAAGGTGGTGGGGAATTGGGTTTGGATTAAGTTTTAAAGTCGTAGCACTTGATCCAAACTTTAGGAAGCTCTCAATGGATCACATAGTTTCAGCTTACAAACGGACGGCAAATAGAGCTATCCTTCTAGACTACGACGGTACACTAATGCCTCAGGTTTCCATCGATAAGAGTCCAACAGATAAAACCATTGAAATTCTTAATAGCTTGTGTAGAGATAAGAACAACATGGTATTTCTTGTTAGTGCGAGAAGCCGAAAGATACTCTCGGAATGGTTTTCTCCTTGTGAGAATATAGGAATCGCGGCTGAGCACGGTTACTTTCTGAG AATGAAGCGAGACGACGAATGGGAAACCTGTGTTCCTGCAACCGATTGTAGTTGGAAACAAATCGCAGAGCCTGTTATGAAACTTTATACCGAAACAACTGATGGATCCACCATTGAAGATAAAGAGACTGCACTTGTTTGGTGGTATGAGGATGCAGATCCAGATTTCGGATCATGCCAAGCTAAAGAACTTCTCGATCATCTCGAAAGCGTGCTGGCAAATGAACCGGTGACTGTGAAAAGTGGCCAGAATTATGTCGAGGTTAAACCACAG GGTGTGAGCAAGGGAATAGTGGCGAAACGTCTACTTTCATCGATGGAAGAAAAGGGAATGTCACCTGACTTTGTTTTGTGCATAGGAGACGACAGATCCGACGAAGACATGTTCGAGGTAATCACGAGCTCGATGAACGGTCCAATAGCACCGAAAGCGGAAGTATTTGCTTGCACGGTTTGTCGGAAACCGAGTAAGGCTAAGTACTATCTTGATGATACTGCTGAAATAGTGAGATTGATTCAAGGCTTAGCTTGTGTTTCAGATCAGAAAGTCTTAAGCTAA